One stretch of Harmonia axyridis chromosome 1, icHarAxyr1.1, whole genome shotgun sequence DNA includes these proteins:
- the LOC123673680 gene encoding jerky protein homolog-like: MPPKCLTLFEKANILDEHKKGLSVTALSVKYGVAKSTICSIKKKAEKIKDSVNKTLKPSKKRTLRRPENPKMERKLYKWFLNQRKHNVPVTGDMIKHMASKLHEEFKETNNFNASDGWLQRFKIRHGVRFLKITGEKLSSQPELVDPFKQKLKNLIQEHHLSNHQIYNADETGLFWKLLPDKTFVALSEKAAPGLKMAKQRITLLGCVNANGSHKLTPLLIGKAAKPRCFKNFKNPFIYKHSKNAWMTIDILKTWFFHHFIPEVRSFLRGQKLPQKAILILDNAPCHPPAEELRSSDGIIFTVYMPPNVTPLIQPMDQNILRLTKLHYRRSLLSQIVSQKENITDALKRLTLKDCVAHLQVAWIKLDAEMISKCWKNLFDRTEDFTDEDNIPLSMLQEMLNREKVVVKDTISLLMELQPVSKISIHFHFLQIFYILA; this comes from the exons ATGCCTCCGAAGTGTTTAACTCTATTTGAGAAAGCGAATATATTAGACGAACACAAAAAAGGTCTAAGTGTAACTGCTTTGTCTGTGAAATATGGCGTAGCAAAATCAACGATTTGTTCCATAAAGAAGAAGGCTGAAAAAATAAAGGACTCTGTCAATAAAACCTTGAAACCTAGCAAGAAGCGAACGTTGAGAAGACCGGAAAATCCAAAAATGGaaagaaaattatacaaatgGTTCCTAAATCAGAGGAAACATAATGTTCCTGTCACAGGAGATATGATTAAACACATGGCATCAAAATTACATGAAGAATTTAAAGaaaccaataatttcaatgcCAGTGATGGTTGGCTACAGCGATTTAAAATTCGACATGGCGTtagatttttaaaaattactGGCGAAAAGCTATCATCGCAACCAGAATTAGTCGATCCTTTCAAGCAGAAGCTGAAGAATTTAATTCAAGAACATCACCTAAGTAACCATCAAATATACAATGCAGATGAAACAGGCCTTTTTTGGAAACTTCTCCCTGACAAAACATTTGTTGCCCTTTCTGAAAAAGCAGCTCCTGGATTGAAGATGGCTAAGCAACGTATTACTTTATTGGGGTGCGTGAATGCTAATGGTTCGCATAAGTTGACGCCTTTATTAATAGGTAAAGCAGCGAAGCCAAgatgttttaaaaattttaaaaatccgTTCATCTACAAGCACTCAAAAAATGCTTGGATGACGATAGACATCTTGAAGACAtggttttttcatcattttattccAGAG GTCAGATCCTTTCTGCGAGGTCAAAAACTGCCTCAAAAAGCAATTCTCATTTTGGATAATGCTCCTTGTCATCCGCCGGCTGAGGAATTACGAAGTTCAGATGGAATAATTTTCACTGTTTATATGCCGCCCAACGTGACTCCTTTGATCCAACCCATGGATCAGAATATCCTACGTTTAACAAAACTACATTACAGAAGGAGCTTATTGAGTCAAATTGTGAGTCAAAAGGAAAACATAACCGATGCTCTGAAACGACTTACTTTAAAAGATTGTGTGGCTCATTTACAAGTTGCATGGATCAAATTGGATGCAGAGATGATTTCAAAGTGTTGGAAAAATTTGTTTGATCGCACTGAAGATTTCACTGATGAGGATAATATACCTTTGAGTATGTTACAAGAAATGCTCAATAGAGAAAAAGTTGTTGTGAAAGATACAATATCACTCTTAATGGAACTTCAACCGGTAAGTAAAATCAGCAtacattttcatttccttcaaattttctatattttagcatga